In the genome of Raphanus sativus cultivar WK10039 chromosome 4, ASM80110v3, whole genome shotgun sequence, one region contains:
- the LOC108852288 gene encoding DNA-directed RNA polymerase V subunit 5C has translation MEEVMAVEWSSENGVSTFDDGTHSHCIAKTEDRGGDESKRFYLARTTALEMLRDRGYQVSDAELSLSLSEFRSGFGEKPDLERLRICVPLLSNPMKKILVVFMGFEPVTVKSVRAIHSQVSGTVGLHGLILVLQGKMNHFARKELATFPCTVETFPIGDLLVNITKHTGQPKIEVLTKEEKEKLMSEHALEDKQLPSLKEKDSFVRYHGLKKGQVVKITYSKEPVGYFVTYRCIF, from the exons atggaggAGGTAATGGCAGTAGAATGGTCCTCTGAGAACGGCGTGTCGACCTTTGACGATGGCACACACAGCCACTGCATCGCGAAGACGGAGGACAGAGGTGGAGACGAGAGCAAGAGGTTTTACTTGGCTCGCACGACAGCTCTCGAGATGCTCCGCGACAGAGGCTACCAAGTTTCAGACGCCGaactctccctctctctctcagagTTTCGATCTGGTTTTGGAGAGAAGCCAGACCTTGAACGCCTCCGTATCTGCGTGCCTCTCCTCTCAAACCCCATGAAAAAG ATTCTTGTTGTGTTCATGGGGTTTGAACCAGTCACTGTGAAATCAGTCCGTGCTATTCACAGTCAGGTTTCCGGCACTGTGGGCTTGCATGGGCTGATTCTAGTTTTACAGGGCAAAATGAACCACTTTGCTCGGAAGGAACTGGCAACCTTTCCTTGTACTGTTGAAACTTTCCCG ATAGGAGATTTGTTGGTCAACATCACAAAGCACACTGGACAGCCAAAGATTGAGGTTTTAACcaaagaggagaaagagaagtTGATGAGTGAGCATGCGCTTGAGGACAAACAG CTTCCCTCTTTGAAGGAGAAGGACAGTTTCGTGAGATACCATGGGTTGAAGAAGGGCCAGGTGGTGAAGATTACATACAGCAAAGAGCCTGTTGGGTATTTCGTCACTTACCGCTGCATCTTCTGA
- the LOC108851212 gene encoding F-box protein SKIP5-like → MWKLDRYNTALVCHRWRYLACHPRLWLRVDGFVKDLSQPGVFHNIESAVSAARPGDTILIGAGGNFLVSNIQIKKPLCLVCLIIYHMSRWTLHNRGSDSALELLSTCKLANLTVKAELGCCLLHRSGRVTTDGCVLQCETNPLDHLSCPIVTTAGDEEEEEDILSHEEVKETVVEKIKGNSVSVLQTRIEGGAKAVSTSGDLVLQRVRVMYSKAYLYFWFDVDHE, encoded by the exons ATGTGGAAGCTTG ATAGGTATAACACAGCACTCGTTTGCCACAGATGGAGATATCTGGCGTGTCACCCTCGCTTGTGGCTACGCGTTGACGGTTTTGTGAAGGATCTATCCCAACCTGGAGTTTTCCATAACATTGAGTCGGCCGTATCTGCAGCCAG ACCTGGTGATACCATTTTGATAGGAGCTGGTGGGAATTTTCTCGTTTCTAATATTCAGATTAAAAAGCCTCTTTGCCTGGTATGTCTTATCATATATCATATGTCTAG ATGGACTTTGCATAATCGAGGTTCAGACAG TGCCCTGGAACTGCTATCAACCTGCAAGCTTGCTAACTTAACAGTGAAAGCCGAGCTTGGTTGTTGCTTGCTTCACAGGAGTGGAAGGGTAACCACTGATGGATGTGTGCTTCAATGCGAAACAAACCCTTTGGATCATCTCTCATGCCCAATCGTTACCACTgctggagatgaagaagaagaagaagatatcttGAGCCATGAGGAAGTGAAAGAAACTGTTGTTGAAAAGATTAAAGGCAACAGCGTGAGTGTTTTGCAGACAAGGATCGAGGGAGGTGCCAAGGCTGTTTCTACAAGCGGGGACTTAGTTCTGCAGCGTGTTAGAGTCATGTATTCCAAGGCTTACCTCTATTTCTGGTTTGATGTAGATCATGAGTGA